The genomic segment GATGATCAGAGCAGCCTTAACGTAAAGAACAGCGCGACACTCTACAAACGAGACATCACCATTCCTACATATAATTTTAATGGAGACCAGTGGTCAACATTCAGTGAAATCTCATACGTTAATTCGGGAGAAATCTCTGAATGGATTGTCGGTGGTAATGTATGGACCGAACGGTTCAACGAAAAGAGAATCACAAACAATCTTGACCGAGACTATTCACTCGACACCTATGGCATATTTGTGAACAACACCACAAACGTATCTGACCGGGTGATTCTTGAAGCCGGACTCCGTGGCGATTATGTCAAAGACTATGGATTTATAGTCCTTCCACGCATATCGGCACTTTTCAAACTGTCAGACAAATTCTCGACCCGTATTGGTGGAGGATTCGGCTATAAGCCACCCACAATATTCTCTGAGGAAAGCGAACGTCTTCAATTCGCAAACATTCTCCCTGTGGACAAAGATGTCAATAGCATAGAGCGAAGCTATGGGGCTCAGGCCGATGTGAATTACCGCACAAGCATCGCGGACGGCAGAGTCATTTTCACAGCTAACCAGCTCTTCTTCTTCACTTATCTGAGGCACCCGCTTGAACTGAGACCCCTGCACAACGGGCTTTACCAGTTCTTCAATATCAATGGAAACATGCGCAGCCTTGGCGCAGAGACAAATCTGAAAGTCAAGTATTCAGACTTCAGCCTGTTTCTCGGGTATACATTCAACCATGCCCGTGTAAGAGAGGACGGTCACACCTACGATAAGACGCTGACGCCTAAACACCGTCTCAATTCAGTGCTTATGTATGAGGTTGAGGATTCATGGCGTATAGGCTACGAACTTTACTATACCAGCCGTCAGCGACTCACCGATGGAATGTATGGCAAAGGATATGTGACAATGGGCCTTATGGTACAGAAAATTTGGGAGAAATTCTCAGTGTATGCAAACTTTGAAAACTTCACCGACCGCCGCCAGACAAGATTTGACACCATCTATACCGGCAGCGTCACAAATCCCGTTTTCCGTGATATTTATGCACCTCTCGACGGATTCGTGGCTAATTTTGGTGTGATTATCAAAATTTGATTAGTGATGTGATAACGTGGACACATCATATCGTTAGGACAAGACAGCGATATGCCTAAAGAACATGGCATATCGCTGTCTCGTGTTTATATACAGTATTCTCTTCGTCATTACGGCAGACTGGCAAGACCGCAATTGAAGGTGTATGGAATACCTCTTTTTAAGTTTTGTATACTGTAATCTATTTTGAAAGTTTCAGAATCCTTAACGCACCAGAAATTACGATGCAGAATATTATAAGCCCTACTACGGTAGCACGGCTTACACCGAATAGAACGCCAACGTCTTTCGGGGTAAGGAATGCCTTTTCTCGCAAGGATTTTATCTTCTCTTCCTCACGCAAAGCTTCGGCACTTTCTTTCTCATTTTTCTTCTTTTCGGATTCTCTTTTCCGGAAAGCGACACGTTCACAGCGTCTTGAACAGTATTTACTGGTCATTTTGCTGGCAACAAACTCCTTTCCACAGACTCCACACACCTTAATTATTCTCATTTTTACATGCTCTTTTTGGTTAATGAGGTCGTCGATTTTGTCTCAGACTGTCTCACATATTCTCAGTATTTCTCACGAGGTGCCAAACATGAGAAATGGTCGAAGGATTGAAACTGTCTCATTTTGTCTCAGAAGGTACCAAAACATAGATTTTTTCCTTTCCATTTTCTCACAGAATTGAGGGCCACGAATGAAATTTGAGCCAAAAATACACCAAAATATTGGTTTCAGCAAATTACAAATGGAATGTGTTAAAACGAAAAAAGCCACCTAAGTAGGTGGCTTGCAATCAGTTATAAAAATGTTCGTTTTAGAGCTGTCCAGGGGGTTACTTTCCGATGCAAAAGTGCTTGAAGATATTGTTTAGCGTTTCCTGGCTACTGATCTGTCCGCCAGTGATTTCACCCAATTCTTCCAATACCATTTTCAGGTCTTCGGCGATGATGTCGCCGCTCATGCCCATTTCCATCGACTCCAATACTCGGGAGAGGGAATTGTGGGCACGGAGAAGGGCCTCGTAATGGCGGGCACTCGTTATGATGACGTCGTTCTCGGTAATCTCAGGAATATCAGCGGCTTTTACTAATGCCTGCTCCAGGGATGAAACGTTCTCGCCTGTGCGGGCACTGATGAAGAGTGGGGATTCTCCTTCGCTGGCTTCTGATTCACTGGAATCTGAGCCGCAGGAATGGGTGAACTTATCGAACGCAAGTTTGTCATTCTCAAGTTTATCCATCTTATTAAATACCACCAGCAGCTTCTTGCCCTGGTTCTTCTGCTTCATCTCCCCGATTTCTGAGGCTGACGGCTGCTCATCCAATAGCCAGATTACTATCTTCGCCTCTTCCATCTTCTGGAAAGTGCGCTCTATTCCGATGTTCTCTACCACATCATCCGTCTTGCGGATTCCGGCTGTGTCAATAAAGCGGAAGGTGATTCCGTCGATGAGGGTGGTGTCTTCGATGACATCTCGGGTGGTTCCGTGAATGTCGCTCACGATTGCCTTCTCCTCGTGGAGCAGACGGTTGAGCAGGGTGCTCTTGCCCACATTCGTCTTGCCTACGATGGCTACGGCTACTCCCTGCTTTAGGGCATTGCCGGTTTCGAAGGAGTGGGCGAGGGTGGTAATCTTGTGATTGATTTCTTCGGCTAGTGCCTGGAGTTCGCTGCGGTCGGCAAACTCCAGTTCTTCGTGGTCGCTGAAGTCGAGCTCCAACTCCAGAAGCGAAGTCATCTTTAATAATTTTTCGCGAAGGAGGGAGAGTTCGTTGCTGAAATGACCCTTCAGTTGGCTGAGCGCCATCTTGTGGGTTGCCTTGTTGGTAGAGGCGATGAGATCAGCTACGGCTTCTGCCTGGGAGAGGTCCATCTTGCCGTTGAGATAGGCACGACGGGTGTATTCGCCCGGTTCTGCCTGGCGACATCCTACCTCTGTAAAGCGATGGAGAACCTGCTGAAGAATGTATCGGCTGCCATGACAGGAAATCTCGGTGGAGTTCTCGCCTGTATAACTGTGGGGTGCACGGAACACGCTCACCAGTACATCATCGATGGTGTTGCCATCCTTATCCTTGATTTCGCCATAATGCAGAGTGTAGGGCTTGGCTTCTTCCAGGGATTTGCCGTTGGCTGACTGGAAGATTTTGTCGGTGATGGTAATGGCGTTAGAGCCACTGAGTCGGATAATTCCGATAGCACCGCCGGCTGGGGTTGCCAGGGCGCAGATACATTCTTCTTGATTCATTTTTTATTGTTTAAATTCTATCTAATACAACCTTGATGAGATTGTCGATGGTGCTCTTGTAGCCTGTGTTGGCGCTGAGGGCACGGCGGTTGGCGATGACCATGCAGCAGGTTAATGCCTTATGACCGAGGAGAAGGGAAAGACCGGCAAGGGCTGAACTTTCCATCTCGAAGTTGTTGACGCGCAGACCGTTATACTCGAATGCTTCAATCTTCTGATTAAGTTCCGGGTCGGCAAGAGGGGCGCGGAGTTCGCGGCCCTGAGGACCGTAGAAACCGCCACAGGCTATAGTGATTCCGCGCACCATATCATCGCCGGCAATCTTCTCCAGCAGTTCTGGGTCGTTGTCTACGCAGTATGGATTGCCAATCTGGTCGTTCCATTTTACCTGGCGCTTGAATTCTGCCTCTGTTTCGAGGTCGCAGATTTCGTTGCGGCGAGCATAGAAGTTGATGAGTCCGTCGAAACCGATGCTCTTCTGCGAGGCTACGAAGGTTCCGGCTGGGCAGTTGAGCTGCAGGCCGCCGCAGGTTCCGATGCGCACGAGGGTGAGCGTGGTGTGCTCAGGTTTCTCGGTGCGGGTTTTGAAATCGATGTTCTTCAGCGCATCGAGCTCGTTGACTACGATATCGATGTTATCGCATCCTATTCCGGTGCTCTGCACGGTGATTCGCTTGCCTTTATATGTGCCGGTGATAGCGTGGAATTCCCGACTTGAAACTTCGCATTCCTTCTCATCGAAATGGGAGGCTACGAGGGCTACGCGACCTGGATCGCCAACGAGGATTACTTTATCAGCCACTTGTTCCGGGCGAAGATGAAGGTGGAAGCAGCTTCCGTCTTCATTGATAATCAATTCTGATTCTGCAAAATATTTGCTCATGGTTCTTTTGATTTTAAGTTATACATTATTTATATTAGGGCTTTGCGACCCTCTGAGTTTAAGATTAGCAAAGATACGAATAAAAAATGAAATGCGATATTTTTTTAATGATTTTAAACAGTAAAAAACACGAAGGGCAAATCCCGAAAATGGAACTTGCCCTTCTCTTTCAAATCTCTCTTCTTTTATATCTAGTAAAGACTGCCGATGAACGGAGCCTTTTGCCGGATATTCAGATATGGTTAAACCCGGATGAGGGGTTATGAATTCATAGAGAGCAGGAACTCGTCGTTGTTGCGAGTATGCTGCATATTCTTGTGGATGGTGCTCATCGCCTCGATAGAATTCATGTCGGACAGATACTTGCGCAGAATCCACATGCGGTCGAGCGTTGTCTTGTCCTGCAGCAGATCGTCGCGACGGGTAGACGAAGAAATGAGGTTGACAGCAGGGAAGATACGCTTGTTGCTGAGTGAGCGGTCGAGCTGCAACTCCATGTTACCTGTTCCCTTGAACTCCTCGAAGATGACTTCATCCATCTTACTACCTGTATCGATGAGGGCAGTAGCGATGATGGTGAGCGAACCGCCGCCTTCGATGTTACGCGCAGCACCGAAGAAACGCTTAGGCTTCTGGAGGGCGTTTGCATCTACACCACCGGTGAG from the Segatella copri genome contains:
- a CDS encoding TonB-dependent receptor, which produces MRHFIILIFLWIISLSQTAAALNTFKAKIIDGDSGEPLIGASATVEGTQLGNVADKDGFVEITGIPDGPQTIRFSYLGYETEEKSYVFPLSDGEPYVTITLEEGEDNELEKVVISATRGTRTFRDIPTRVEFIGSEELEEKNVMKPGDIRMLLSESTGIQTQQTSAISGNAMIKIQGLDGKYTQILRDGFPVFFGAAAGLGMLQTPPLDLRQVEIIKGSSSTLYGGGAIAGLVNLVTKTPTEKRDFQIQLNGTTAKGLDVNTFFGQRFGKVGTTVFASYNRNWAYDPSHVGFTAIPQFDRFTVNPTLFLYFTESTNLNIGLESMVENRLGGNMEYIRHGYSEEHPYFERNKSQRYSSRISFKHRFDDQSSLNVKNSATLYKRDITIPTYNFNGDQWSTFSEISYVNSGEISEWIVGGNVWTERFNEKRITNNLDRDYSLDTYGIFVNNTTNVSDRVILEAGLRGDYVKDYGFIVLPRISALFKLSDKFSTRIGGGFGYKPPTIFSEESERLQFANILPVDKDVNSIERSYGAQADVNYRTSIADGRVIFTANQLFFFTYLRHPLELRPLHNGLYQFFNINGNMRSLGAETNLKVKYSDFSLFLGYTFNHARVREDGHTYDKTLTPKHRLNSVLMYEVEDSWRIGYELYYTSRQRLTDGMYGKGYVTMGLMVQKIWEKFSVYANFENFTDRRQTRFDTIYTGSVTNPVFRDIYAPLDGFVANFGVIIKI
- the mnmE gene encoding tRNA uridine-5-carboxymethylaminomethyl(34) synthesis GTPase MnmE — encoded protein: MNQEECICALATPAGGAIGIIRLSGSNAITITDKIFQSANGKSLEEAKPYTLHYGEIKDKDGNTIDDVLVSVFRAPHSYTGENSTEISCHGSRYILQQVLHRFTEVGCRQAEPGEYTRRAYLNGKMDLSQAEAVADLIASTNKATHKMALSQLKGHFSNELSLLREKLLKMTSLLELELDFSDHEELEFADRSELQALAEEINHKITTLAHSFETGNALKQGVAVAIVGKTNVGKSTLLNRLLHEEKAIVSDIHGTTRDVIEDTTLIDGITFRFIDTAGIRKTDDVVENIGIERTFQKMEEAKIVIWLLDEQPSASEIGEMKQKNQGKKLLVVFNKMDKLENDKLAFDKFTHSCGSDSSESEASEGESPLFISARTGENVSSLEQALVKAADIPEITENDVIITSARHYEALLRAHNSLSRVLESMEMGMSGDIIAEDLKMVLEELGEITGGQISSQETLNNIFKHFCIGK
- a CDS encoding nucleoside phosphorylase; the encoded protein is MSKYFAESELIINEDGSCFHLHLRPEQVADKVILVGDPGRVALVASHFDEKECEVSSREFHAITGTYKGKRITVQSTGIGCDNIDIVVNELDALKNIDFKTRTEKPEHTTLTLVRIGTCGGLQLNCPAGTFVASQKSIGFDGLINFYARRNEICDLETEAEFKRQVKWNDQIGNPYCVDNDPELLEKIAGDDMVRGITIACGGFYGPQGRELRAPLADPELNQKIEAFEYNGLRVNNFEMESSALAGLSLLLGHKALTCCMVIANRRALSANTGYKSTIDNLIKVVLDRI